In the genome of Thermoanaerobacterium sp. PSU-2, one region contains:
- a CDS encoding Nif3-like dinuclear metal center hexameric protein, giving the protein MSLKCQTIAGMIDKLAPHKCAEDWDNVGLLVGNPRKDVSSVMVALDATREVVLEAISKKVDMIVTHHPIIFKPLKNLRADNPLGEVLTMLIREDIPVYSAHTNFDAAKGGMNDILCNILGIYDEEILQVTYKEGYKKIVVYVPVGYEEIVKTAMCNAGAGYIGNYSDCTFQTMGIGSFKPLEGTNPFIGEIGKVENTQEVRIETIAPDKLVNRVISAMLKVHPYEEVAYDIYPVDTLYDEYGIGRVGFIKDTTLGNLANDVKAKLGLKNIRVVGDLNKTVKKVAVCGGSGGSLVSISAFKGADVLITGDVGYHDAVDARHLGLAVIDAGHFGTEKISVNFIAEYIRDEAQKMDVDLNVITSEVQADPFIFM; this is encoded by the coding sequence ATGAGTCTGAAATGCCAGACAATAGCTGGAATGATTGACAAACTTGCACCGCACAAATGTGCTGAAGATTGGGATAATGTTGGACTTCTTGTGGGAAATCCCAGAAAAGATGTGTCGTCTGTCATGGTGGCTTTAGATGCTACAAGAGAAGTTGTATTAGAAGCCATATCCAAAAAAGTCGACATGATTGTAACGCATCACCCTATAATATTTAAGCCACTTAAGAATTTGCGTGCTGATAATCCGTTAGGCGAAGTTTTGACGATGCTTATAAGAGAAGACATACCTGTGTATTCAGCGCATACCAACTTTGATGCTGCAAAAGGTGGAATGAACGATATTCTCTGCAACATACTAGGAATATACGACGAGGAGATTTTGCAAGTTACATATAAGGAAGGCTATAAGAAAATTGTAGTATATGTTCCGGTTGGATATGAGGAGATAGTAAAGACAGCCATGTGCAATGCAGGTGCAGGCTACATAGGAAATTACAGCGATTGTACGTTTCAAACGATGGGCATAGGAAGCTTTAAACCGTTAGAGGGAACGAACCCTTTTATAGGTGAGATAGGGAAAGTGGAAAATACTCAGGAGGTTAGAATAGAGACTATAGCGCCAGATAAATTGGTAAACAGGGTTATAAGCGCTATGTTAAAAGTTCATCCATACGAAGAGGTAGCTTATGATATATACCCAGTTGATACATTGTACGACGAATATGGAATCGGGAGAGTTGGCTTCATAAAAGACACTACATTAGGCAACCTTGCAAATGATGTAAAAGCAAAACTTGGCTTAAAAAACATACGCGTCGTAGGTGATTTAAACAAGACAGTTAAAAAAGTGGCTGTGTGCGGTGGCAGTGGAGGAAGTCTTGTGTCCATTTCAGCTTTTAAAGGTGCCGATGTTTTGATAACAGGCGATGTTGGTTATCATGATGCAGTAGATGCAAGACATCTTGGACTGGCTGTAATAGATGCGGGTCATTTTGGCACAGAAAAGATTTCTGTAAATTTCATCGCTGAATACATAAGAGATGAAGCGCAAAAAATGGATGTAGACTTAAATGTCATCACCAGCGAGGTACAAGCTGATCCATTTATATTCATGTAA
- a CDS encoding class I SAM-dependent methyltransferase yields MKLSQRLNSIVKMIKLHSKVADIGTDHGYIPVYLYLNGISDYIIASDVKSASLNKAIDVIKKHNLSENIIVRLGDGLSVLRPNEVDTAVIAGMGGILISDILEKDKSIASTVERFILQPMTASDHLRRYIYENGYLIVDEDLVFEKGKFFEIIAVEHGKGNVHDEIFYEIGEKLFQKRHPLLKDYISYKIGKLKKIFDEVSKSNESDLLKEDILNKIKKYEVLLYESEMPDNSWND; encoded by the coding sequence ATGAAGCTGTCACAGAGATTAAATTCTATCGTCAAAATGATAAAACTTCATTCTAAAGTTGCTGATATAGGTACAGATCATGGATATATACCAGTTTACCTTTACTTAAATGGCATTTCAGACTACATAATCGCATCAGATGTGAAATCTGCTTCCCTCAATAAAGCAATTGATGTTATTAAAAAGCACAATCTGTCAGAAAATATAATTGTACGGCTTGGCGATGGATTAAGCGTTTTAAGGCCAAATGAAGTTGATACTGCTGTAATAGCCGGCATGGGTGGCATTTTGATTTCAGATATTTTAGAAAAAGACAAAAGCATTGCTTCAACTGTAGAGAGATTTATCTTGCAGCCTATGACGGCATCTGACCATCTTCGCAGGTACATCTATGAGAATGGGTATTTGATTGTTGACGAAGATTTAGTTTTTGAGAAAGGAAAGTTCTTTGAGATAATTGCTGTAGAACATGGCAAGGGAAATGTCCACGACGAAATTTTTTATGAAATCGGCGAAAAGCTCTTTCAAAAACGTCACCCATTGCTTAAAGATTATATATCATATAAGATAGGAAAGCTAAAAAAGATTTTTGATGAAGTATCGAAAAGCAATGAAAGTGATTTACTGAAAGAGGATATTTTAAATAAAATAAAAAAATATGAGGTGTTATTGTATGAGTCTGAAATGCCAGACAATAGCTGGAATGATTGA
- the rpoD gene encoding RNA polymerase sigma factor RpoD, translated as MAEKKVAQKEGTPVNKEKVKNSIKELIDKGKKNGMLTYNEIMNSLEDIDMDADQIEKVYDTFEKLGIEIVGEEPQQDELIPEEDLDLDLSIPEGINIDDPVRMYLKEIGKIPLLSPDEEIELAKRIEKGDEEAKKRLTEANLRLVVSIAKRYVGRGMLFLDLIQEGNLGLLKAVEKFNYRKGFKFSTYATWWIRQAITRAIADQARTIRIPVHMVETINKLIRVSRQLLQELGRDPLPEEIAKEMDMSVDKVREIMKIAQEPVSLETPIGEEEDSHLGDFIPDEDAPAPAEAAAFTMLKEQLIDVLDTLTPREEKVLRLRFGLDDGRARTLEEVGKEFNVTRERIRQIEAKALRKLRHPSRSKKLKDFLD; from the coding sequence ATGGCTGAGAAAAAGGTTGCCCAAAAGGAGGGGACACCCGTGAATAAAGAAAAAGTAAAAAATTCCATAAAAGAGCTAATCGATAAAGGCAAAAAAAATGGCATGCTGACGTACAATGAAATAATGAATTCCCTTGAAGATATTGATATGGATGCAGATCAGATAGAGAAAGTATATGATACATTCGAAAAGTTGGGTATAGAAATCGTGGGGGAAGAACCGCAGCAGGATGAATTAATTCCAGAGGAAGATCTGGATTTGGATCTGTCTATTCCTGAAGGGATAAATATTGACGATCCAGTAAGAATGTACTTAAAAGAAATAGGAAAAATACCTCTTTTATCTCCTGATGAAGAAATAGAGTTGGCAAAGAGGATAGAAAAAGGCGATGAGGAAGCTAAAAAAAGGCTTACGGAAGCAAATTTGAGGCTTGTTGTAAGCATTGCTAAAAGATATGTAGGCAGAGGTATGTTATTTCTCGATTTGATTCAAGAAGGAAATTTAGGCCTTTTAAAAGCTGTAGAAAAGTTTAACTACAGAAAGGGATTTAAGTTTAGCACATACGCTACATGGTGGATAAGACAGGCAATCACAAGGGCTATAGCCGATCAGGCCAGGACAATACGCATTCCTGTCCATATGGTAGAGACTATTAATAAGCTTATAAGGGTTTCAAGGCAACTTTTGCAAGAATTGGGACGTGACCCTCTACCGGAGGAGATCGCTAAAGAGATGGACATGTCAGTTGACAAGGTCAGAGAGATAATGAAGATTGCTCAGGAACCAGTATCGTTAGAGACTCCTATAGGAGAAGAAGAAGACAGCCATCTTGGCGATTTTATACCAGATGAAGATGCTCCAGCGCCTGCTGAAGCAGCAGCATTTACGATGCTTAAAGAGCAGCTTATAGACGTATTGGATACTTTGACGCCGAGGGAAGAAAAGGTGTTGAGGTTAAGGTTTGGATTGGATGACGGCAGGGCAAGGACATTGGAGGAAGTAGGCAAAGAATTCAATGTCACAAGAGAGAGAATAAGACAGATAGAGGCAAAGGCATTGAGAAAATTGAGACATCCAAGCCGCAGCAAGAAATTAAAAGATTTTTTGGATTGA
- the dnaG gene encoding DNA primase — MSYSKDVIDRVIEENDIVDVVSSYVSLKKSGKDFKGLCPFHHEKTPSFNVSQEKQLYHCFGCQASGNVITFVMNIENVGFKEAVEFLADRAGIEIEEENLSGLEYQKKKLKDEIYEVNRLAALFYHRYLYSKFGQAALKYLYDRGIDDITIKRFGLGLSPSSGLELLKYLKRRNYNIDVLVRAGLVSKSSTGSYYDRFKNRVIFPIIDEKNNVIGFGGRVMDDAKPKYLNTPETVVFKKGKTLYGINYAKKSKEDMFIIVEGYMDAIALYQSGLDNVVASLGTALTLEQGRLIKKYKNTVVISYDADEAGIEATMRGLSLLDELDLNVNILTVPNGKDPDEYVRKEGFDAFKKLLEKTDTLIEYKIKKYKQDLDLGKPSDRIKYIKKVCKDLATVKDEVKRDVYISIVSKDAEIPENTIRAEIDQFVKGFLQNNKKIRYTVGNNRHNIKYSEAKKIPSLKYLIALLLIDNKLYSRVKGKLSVDDIEDEHLKAVMSYIFERLEDGGHVDAKDLSFMLDNADLKDEFNDIFNVLYSEKVASEKIVDDCVKEIIKDDIRKKIASIKREIDDSYNAGDVEKERELLIQLQKYEKEMLSLKNG; from the coding sequence ATGTCTTATTCAAAAGACGTAATTGATAGGGTAATAGAAGAAAATGATATAGTAGATGTTGTCTCAAGCTATGTTTCACTTAAAAAATCTGGCAAAGACTTTAAGGGATTGTGCCCATTTCATCATGAGAAAACACCATCTTTCAATGTAAGCCAAGAGAAGCAGCTTTATCATTGTTTTGGTTGCCAAGCCAGCGGAAATGTCATTACCTTTGTAATGAATATTGAAAATGTAGGTTTTAAGGAGGCCGTTGAGTTCTTGGCAGATAGAGCTGGTATAGAGATTGAAGAAGAAAATTTGTCAGGTTTAGAGTATCAGAAAAAAAAGCTGAAAGATGAAATATATGAAGTAAATAGGTTAGCTGCTTTGTTTTACCACAGGTATCTTTATTCAAAATTTGGACAGGCTGCATTAAAATACCTCTACGATAGGGGCATTGACGATATTACGATAAAGAGATTTGGATTGGGGCTTTCTCCGTCAAGTGGACTTGAATTGCTTAAGTATTTAAAGCGCCGCAATTACAATATTGACGTACTTGTAAGGGCTGGTCTTGTTTCAAAAAGCAGCACTGGTTCATATTACGATAGATTTAAAAATCGGGTAATATTTCCCATAATAGATGAGAAAAACAATGTGATAGGATTTGGCGGTAGAGTCATGGATGATGCAAAGCCAAAGTATTTAAACACCCCTGAGACGGTTGTTTTTAAAAAGGGAAAGACATTGTATGGGATTAATTACGCCAAAAAATCTAAAGAAGATATGTTTATTATCGTTGAAGGATATATGGATGCAATTGCATTGTACCAAAGTGGACTTGACAATGTCGTCGCATCATTGGGTACCGCGCTGACTTTAGAGCAAGGTAGACTTATAAAAAAGTACAAAAACACTGTTGTCATTTCATACGACGCAGATGAAGCAGGCATTGAGGCCACAATGAGGGGTCTTAGCCTTTTAGACGAACTGGACTTGAATGTAAATATATTGACAGTGCCTAATGGCAAGGACCCTGATGAATATGTGAGAAAAGAAGGTTTTGACGCATTTAAAAAGCTTCTTGAAAAGACAGATACATTGATAGAGTATAAGATAAAGAAGTACAAACAAGATTTGGATTTAGGAAAGCCATCAGACAGGATAAAGTACATCAAAAAGGTGTGCAAGGATCTTGCCACAGTTAAAGACGAAGTAAAGAGAGATGTGTATATCTCCATCGTATCAAAAGACGCTGAAATACCTGAAAACACTATTAGAGCAGAAATAGACCAGTTTGTCAAGGGTTTTTTGCAAAATAATAAAAAAATTAGGTATACAGTTGGCAATAATAGGCATAATATTAAATACAGTGAAGCAAAAAAGATACCGTCTCTTAAGTACTTGATTGCACTGCTTTTAATTGACAACAAGCTTTATAGCAGGGTAAAAGGGAAGCTTTCTGTAGATGACATCGAAGACGAACATTTAAAGGCAGTGATGTCGTATATTTTTGAAAGGCTTGAAGATGGTGGACATGTGGATGCAAAAGACCTAAGCTTTATGCTGGACAATGCTGATTTAAAAGACGAATTTAACGATATATTCAACGTTCTGTATAGCGAGAAAGTGGCAAGCGAGAAGATAGTGGATGACTGTGTAAAAGAGATAATAAAAGATGACATACGAAAAAAAATTGCAAGCATTAAACGTGAAATTGACGATTCATATAATGCTGGTGACGTCGAAAAGGAAAGAGAACTTTTGATACAATTACAGAAATATGAAAAGGAGATGCTGAGTTTAAAAAATGGCTGA
- a CDS encoding deoxyguanosinetriphosphate triphosphohydrolase: MKIREISEDMEYKILSPYAAHSRESKGRTRDEEKCDIRTDYQRDRDRIIHCKAFRRLSHKTQVFISPEGDHYRTRLTHTLEVAQISKTIARALRLNEDLTEAIALGHDLGHTPFGHSGEDVLNRLLKDGFRHSVQSLRVVDVIENNGLGLNLTWEVRDGILNHSTSGNPGTLEGKIVQLADKIAYVNHDIDDAIRGKVLTNDDIPKDLRQILGDTHSKRINTMVKDIIENSMGKDNISMSHEIYDATYSLRDFLFKKVYIGSKAKSEEAKAKKVVEQLFYYFCENVDDMPEEFIELTHEYGKERAVADYIAGMTDKYAITKYKEIFLPSPWEDKNF, encoded by the coding sequence ATGAAAATAAGGGAAATATCCGAGGATATGGAGTATAAGATACTATCACCGTACGCAGCACACAGCAGAGAATCAAAAGGGAGAACAAGAGACGAGGAAAAGTGCGATATTCGCACAGATTACCAAAGGGATAGAGACAGAATCATACATTGTAAGGCTTTTAGGAGATTGAGTCATAAGACGCAGGTTTTTATATCTCCTGAAGGTGACCATTACAGGACGAGACTTACGCATACTTTGGAAGTTGCACAAATATCAAAGACTATCGCAAGGGCATTGCGGCTTAACGAAGATTTAACCGAAGCCATAGCGTTAGGTCATGATTTAGGACATACCCCTTTTGGCCATTCGGGTGAGGATGTTCTAAATAGGCTTTTAAAAGATGGCTTTAGGCATAGTGTTCAAAGCTTAAGAGTGGTGGATGTGATAGAAAATAATGGTTTAGGGCTTAATCTGACATGGGAAGTGCGAGATGGCATCTTAAATCATTCCACATCCGGAAATCCTGGGACATTGGAAGGTAAAATCGTTCAATTAGCAGACAAGATTGCCTATGTGAATCACGACATTGATGATGCGATTAGAGGCAAAGTATTGACAAATGATGATATACCAAAAGATTTAAGGCAGATATTAGGAGATACTCACAGCAAGAGAATAAACACAATGGTTAAGGACATAATTGAAAACAGCATGGGAAAAGATAACATCTCCATGAGCCATGAGATTTATGATGCTACTTACAGCCTTAGAGATTTTTTGTTTAAAAAGGTTTATATAGGTTCGAAGGCAAAAAGCGAAGAAGCAAAAGCAAAAAAAGTTGTTGAACAGCTTTTTTATTATTTTTGCGAAAATGTAGACGACATGCCGGAGGAATTTATCGAATTAACACATGAATATGGTAAAGAAAGAGCGGTTGCTGACTATATAGCAGGAATGACCGATAAATACGCTATAACAAAGTATAAAGAGATTTTCTTACCATCACCGTGGGAAGATAAAAATTTTTAA
- the secG gene encoding preprotein translocase subunit SecG produces MLKIIVLIIHIIVSLFMMAVILLQQGKSAGISGAIAGGAETFFGKNKARTMEGTLERLTTISAVVFIITSLILTLLMGK; encoded by the coding sequence ATGCTAAAAATAATAGTACTTATAATTCATATTATTGTTAGTTTGTTTATGATGGCAGTTATACTCTTGCAACAAGGGAAAAGTGCAGGTATATCCGGCGCCATTGCAGGTGGTGCAGAGACTTTCTTTGGCAAAAACAAGGCCAGGACGATGGAAGGCACTTTGGAGAGGCTTACGACGATAAGCGCCGTAGTTTTCATAATTACTTCATTGATATTGACGTTGCTGATGGGAAAATAA
- a CDS encoding DUF134 domain-containing protein — protein sequence MPRPQKCRWVKCEPNINYFKPVGIPMHSLSEVVLTVEEFEAIRLKDLEGLEQEDCAERMKVSRPTFFRIIMSAREKVADALVNGKAIRVEGGNYKVYGEDVPHHGHGHCNRHGMMSESISDEEN from the coding sequence ATGCCGAGACCTCAAAAATGCAGATGGGTAAAATGTGAACCAAACATAAATTATTTTAAGCCAGTAGGAATACCTATGCACTCATTAAGTGAAGTGGTGCTTACAGTTGAGGAGTTTGAAGCCATACGTCTAAAGGATTTAGAGGGATTAGAACAAGAAGATTGTGCGGAAAGGATGAAAGTTTCAAGGCCTACGTTTTTTAGGATCATCATGTCAGCTCGCGAAAAAGTTGCAGATGCACTTGTAAATGGCAAAGCCATAAGAGTAGAAGGCGGTAATTACAAAGTCTACGGTGAAGACGTACCACATCATGGACATGGACATTGCAATAGGCATGGCATGATGAGTGAATCAATTTCTGATGAAGAAAATTAG
- the eno gene encoding phosphopyruvate hydratase, with product MSIIVDVYAREILDSRGNPTVEVEVELDSGAVGRAAVPSGASTGQFEAVELRDGDNNRYLGKGVLKAVENVNEKIAPEIIGMDAIDQVAIDKAMIDLDGTTNKSNLGANAILGVSLAVAKAAAEEVGLPLYQYLGGVNAKVLPVPMMNILNGGKHADNNVDIQEFMIMPVGAQSFHEALRTCAEVFHNLRSVLKSKGLSTTVGDEGGFAPNLTSNEEAIQVILEAIQKAGYVPGEDVAIALDPASSEMYKEDGKYHFDGEGVVRTSEEMVDYWEQLVNKYPIVSIEDGLAEEDWNGWKLLTERLGKRIQLVGDDLFVTNTERLSRGIKMGVANSILIKLNQIGTLTETLDAIEMAKKAGYTAVVSHRSGETEDSTIADLVVAVNAGQIKTGAPSRTDRVVKYNQLMRIEEGLGGIAQYLGKDAFYNVR from the coding sequence ATGTCTATAATTGTTGATGTTTATGCAAGAGAAATACTTGACTCAAGAGGAAATCCAACAGTAGAAGTAGAAGTTGAATTAGATAGCGGTGCTGTAGGCCGTGCTGCTGTTCCATCTGGTGCTTCAACAGGTCAGTTTGAAGCTGTTGAATTGAGAGATGGCGACAACAACAGGTACTTAGGAAAAGGTGTATTGAAAGCTGTAGAAAATGTAAATGAAAAGATCGCTCCAGAGATAATTGGAATGGATGCAATAGACCAAGTGGCAATAGACAAAGCCATGATTGATTTAGATGGAACTACAAACAAATCAAATTTGGGTGCAAATGCAATTTTAGGCGTTTCACTGGCAGTTGCTAAAGCTGCTGCTGAAGAAGTTGGCTTGCCACTTTACCAGTACTTAGGTGGAGTAAATGCAAAAGTGCTTCCTGTGCCAATGATGAACATTTTAAACGGCGGAAAGCACGCTGACAATAACGTCGATATACAGGAATTCATGATCATGCCTGTTGGCGCGCAAAGCTTCCATGAAGCTTTAAGGACATGCGCTGAAGTTTTCCACAACTTAAGATCAGTGCTTAAATCAAAAGGATTAAGCACTACAGTTGGCGATGAAGGTGGTTTCGCACCAAACCTTACATCAAATGAAGAAGCAATACAGGTAATATTGGAAGCAATCCAAAAGGCAGGATATGTGCCTGGTGAAGATGTAGCGATAGCACTTGACCCAGCTTCATCTGAGATGTACAAAGAAGATGGAAAATACCATTTCGATGGAGAAGGTGTTGTGAGAACGTCAGAAGAAATGGTGGACTACTGGGAGCAGCTTGTAAATAAATATCCTATCGTTTCAATTGAAGATGGTTTAGCAGAAGAGGATTGGAATGGATGGAAGCTCTTAACAGAAAGATTAGGCAAGAGAATTCAATTAGTTGGCGACGATCTTTTTGTTACAAATACAGAAAGACTCTCAAGAGGAATTAAGATGGGTGTTGCGAACTCCATCCTCATTAAGCTTAATCAGATTGGTACACTTACTGAAACACTTGATGCGATAGAGATGGCTAAGAAAGCAGGGTACACTGCTGTCGTGTCACATCGCTCAGGTGAGACAGAAGATTCAACTATCGCAGATCTTGTCGTTGCTGTAAATGCAGGGCAGATTAAGACTGGTGCTCCTTCCAGAACAGATAGAGTCGTCAAGTACAACCAATTGATGAGGATAGAAGAAGGGTTAGGCGGAATAGCACAATACCTTGGAAAAGACGCATTTTACAACGTAAGATAA
- the gpmI gene encoding 2,3-bisphosphoglycerate-independent phosphoglycerate mutase: protein MPKNFVMLVVLDGFGISDSKEGNAIYSANTPNLDYYFKNYPNTKLIPSGLAVGLPEGQMGNSEVGHLNIGAGRIVYQELTRISKEIKEGAFFKKQEFLDAIQNVKKNGSKLHLFGLLSDGGVHSHITHLFALMKLAKDEGLDEVYVHAFLDGRDVPPACAKEYIKAFEDESNRLGIGKIATISGRYYAMDRDKRWERTKKAYDAIALGKGVFANSPEEAIDIAYSKDQTDEFVEPTVILDGGKPTATVDANDSIIFFNFRPDRARQITRAFIDEVFNFFDREKGYIPVYFASMTQYDITFENIHVAYKPENLKNTLGEYLSDKGIKQLRIAETEKYAHVTFFFNGGVEEPNKGEDRILIPSPKVATYDLKPEMSAYEVTDTVVEKIKSKQYGFILLNFANPDMVGHTGVFSAAVKAIEAIDECLGRIVTACQEVGGTILITADHGNSEQMIDPVTKEPQTAHTTNPVPFIVIGEGDVTLRNDGILADIAPTVLDILGLPKPQEMTGTSLIIGR, encoded by the coding sequence ATGCCCAAAAACTTTGTTATGCTTGTTGTCTTAGATGGATTTGGCATCTCTGACAGCAAAGAAGGAAATGCCATTTATTCAGCTAATACACCAAACTTAGATTATTACTTTAAAAATTATCCAAATACAAAGCTTATACCAAGTGGCTTAGCTGTAGGGCTTCCTGAAGGACAGATGGGAAATTCGGAAGTAGGACATCTTAATATAGGTGCCGGTAGAATAGTTTATCAGGAGCTTACAAGGATAAGCAAGGAGATTAAAGAAGGTGCTTTTTTCAAAAAGCAGGAATTTCTTGACGCCATACAAAATGTGAAGAAGAATGGTTCAAAGCTTCATCTGTTTGGACTTCTGTCTGATGGCGGTGTCCACAGCCACATTACACATCTTTTTGCACTTATGAAGCTGGCAAAAGATGAAGGATTGGATGAGGTATACGTCCACGCATTTTTAGATGGAAGAGATGTTCCGCCTGCATGTGCAAAAGAATACATAAAGGCATTTGAAGATGAATCGAATAGACTTGGGATTGGCAAAATTGCCACCATATCTGGAAGGTACTATGCGATGGATCGCGATAAGAGATGGGAAAGGACTAAAAAAGCTTACGATGCTATAGCGTTGGGGAAAGGCGTTTTTGCTAATTCGCCTGAAGAAGCGATAGATATTGCGTATAGCAAAGATCAGACAGATGAGTTTGTAGAACCGACGGTTATTTTAGATGGCGGCAAACCAACTGCGACTGTAGATGCCAATGATTCGATAATCTTCTTTAATTTCAGGCCTGATAGGGCAAGACAAATTACAAGAGCTTTTATCGATGAAGTGTTTAACTTTTTTGATAGAGAAAAAGGATATATTCCTGTTTACTTTGCTTCCATGACACAGTATGATATAACATTTGAAAATATACACGTGGCGTATAAGCCTGAGAACTTAAAGAATACCCTTGGCGAGTACCTAAGCGACAAAGGCATAAAACAGCTTAGAATAGCAGAAACAGAAAAATACGCCCATGTTACATTCTTCTTCAATGGCGGTGTAGAGGAGCCAAACAAAGGAGAAGACAGGATACTTATACCGTCTCCTAAAGTAGCTACGTACGATTTGAAGCCTGAAATGAGTGCGTATGAAGTTACAGATACGGTGGTTGAAAAAATAAAATCCAAACAGTATGGTTTTATATTGCTTAACTTTGCAAATCCTGACATGGTAGGTCATACAGGCGTATTTAGCGCTGCTGTCAAAGCTATAGAAGCAATTGATGAGTGCCTTGGCAGAATAGTGACGGCTTGTCAGGAAGTGGGCGGTACTATTCTTATAACTGCTGACCATGGAAATTCTGAGCAGATGATTGATCCAGTGACAAAAGAGCCACAGACGGCACATACGACAAATCCTGTGCCTTTCATAGTTATAGGTGAAGGCGATGTAACGCTTAGAAATGATGGTATATTAGCAGACATAGCACCAACGGTGCTTGACATATTGGGACTGCCGAAGCCACAGGAGATGACAGGTACGTCCCTAATAATAGGAAGATAA